The sequence below is a genomic window from Barrientosiimonas humi.
CGCAGCATCCAGTAGAACGGGAACAGGCTGCCCAGCACGACGAGGACCATGAAGGCCCAGGCGAGCGCGCGGCCGACGGTGAACCGGGGCCGGGTCGCCGGCTCGGTCGGTGCGGTGGTGACCGGGTCGGTCCCGGTGGTGGTCGCAGTGGTCATGACGGCCTCAGTCCAGGTCGCTGGAGTCGGCGCGCAGCAGGCGGTACTGCACGAACGAGATGGTCATCAGCACGACCAGTAGGGCGACGGAAAGCGCTGAGGCATAACCGAACTGGAAGCGTCCGAAGGCCAGGTCGTAGATGTAGAGCTGGAGCACGCGCGAGGCGTTGACGGGGCCGCCGCCCGTCGCGATCGCGACCGTGTCGAACACCTGGAACGAGCCGACGACGGTGATGATGAGCACCAGCGCCATGATCGGGCGCAGCAGCGGCAGCGTGATGCTGAAGAACATCCGGACCTCGCCGGCGCCGTCCATCCGGCCCGCCTCGTAGACCGAGGCCGGGATGGTCTGCAGGCCCGCGAAGATCAGCAGTGCGGTGTAGCCGACGTGCCGCCAGACGTTGATGCCCGCGATGGTCGGGATGACCCAGTTCTCGTCGGTGAGGAACGGGATCCGCTCGAGGCCGACCTGGGTGAGCAGGAAGTTCCCGAAACCCAGCTGGTAGTCGAGGATCCAGAGGAAGACCATCGCCGCGACGACGTTGGAGACGAGGAACGGCGTGAGCACCACGCCGCGCAGCCAGGTGCGCTGGGTGAGGCGCTGCATCATCACCGCGATGACGAGCGCCAGGACGGTCTGCAGACCGATGTTGATGGCGACGTACTGCAGGGTGACCCGCATCGAGTTCCAGAAGATCGGGTCGCCGAGCATGCGGCGGTAGTTGTCCAGGCCGGTGAACTCCGCCGGCGTGAGCAGGTTGTAGGTGGTGAAGCTGAGGTAGATGCCCCGGATCGTCGGCCACACGAGGAAGACGAGGAATCCGATGAGGGCCGGTGCGATGAACGCGAGCGCGAGACGGGTGTCGTCGCGGGGCTTGGGTCGGGCGGTGGGAGGCTTCTTGACGGGCGCCGAACGTGACTCGGCGCGTGCGGAACTGGTTGTCATGGGCGAGGTTTCCTACATCTCGGCGCGCACCCTGAAGAGCACGACCTGGTCCGGCTGGATGCGCGGCGGTTGTACGCCGGCAGCCAGGAGAGCGGCGCCGTGCAGCACGGTGCCGGGGTAGGTGCCGTCGGCGGCCCGCTCGCCCCACCAGCGGGGCGGGACGAGGCCGGTCGGCGGCACGGCGGGGAGGAGGGGGCTGATGCGGTAGCGGCGCTCGGGGTCGAGGCCGCGCAGCACCAGCCGCGGGCTGGGGTCTTCCAGCCCGAAGTCGTGGACGACGTAGGCGAACAGGGCGTCGTCGCGGTCGGGGGACACGACGCCGTGCACCAGCACGCCGTCGCCGGGGGCGTCGATGCGCACCGTGTCACCGGTGTGCAGCAGCTCGCGCAGGTCGCGATAGACGTCGATCCACGCGCCGAGCTCGGCGAGCTCCTGCTCGCTGGCCTCGGCCAGGTCCCACTCGATGCCGAAGTGTCCGAAAAGCGCTGTGCCAGCGCGATATCCGAGCGTATGCCGGCGACCGGTCGTGTGCGACCGGCCGCTCGCGACGTGCGAGCCGCACAGCTCGGGCGGGAGCAGCTGGGTGGTCCAGCGCAGCATCTGCTGCCGCTCGTGCGGGTCGATGCAGTCGCTGACCCACACGCGGTCGCAGTGCTCCATCACGCCCAGGTCGACCCGGGCGCCGCCGGACGAGCACGACTCGATCTCCAGGTCCGGGTGGGCGGCCTTGAGCTCGGCCATCAGGCGATAGGTCGCGAGGGTCTGCGCGTGCACGGCCGGCCGTCCGTCACGGGTCCGGTCGCCGGCCTCGACGAGGTCGCGGTTGTGGTCCCACTTGATGTAGCCGATGGGGTACTCCTGCAGGAGCGCCATCATCTGGTCGCGCACGTGGGCGTACGCCTCGGGGATCGACAGGTTCAGCACCTGCTGGTTGCGCGCGAGCACCGGCTGCTCGCGGCGGGCGCCCATGATCCACTCGGGGTGGGCGCGGGCGACGTCGCTGTCGGGGTTGACCATCTCCGGCTCGAACCACAGGCCGAACTCCATGCCGTGCTCGCGCACGCGGTCGACGAGGGGGTGCAGCCCGTCGGGCCAGACGTCGGTCGAGACGACCCAGTCGCCGAGGCCCGCGGTGTCGTCGCGGCGGGCACCGAACCACCCGTCGTCGAGCACGAGCCGCTCGACGCCGAGCGCTGCGGCACGGTCGGCGAGGTCGAGGAGCCGGGGGATGTCGTGGTCGAAGTAGACCGCCTCCCACACGTTCAGCGTGACCTTGCGCGGGCTGCTGGGGTGCTCGGGTCGGGCGCGCAGCAGGCGGTGCAACCGGTGCGCGACGTCGTCGAGTCCGACGCCGAAAACGCCGTAGAGCCAAGGCGATTCGTAGGTCTCGTCACGCTTCAGCTGCACCTCGCCGGGGAGCAGCAGCTCGCCGCCGCCGATGACGCGGTGGCCGTCGAACGTGCGCTCGGCGTAGTGCACGTGGTTGCCGCTCCAGGCGGTGTGCACCGCCCAGATCTCGCCGCCGCCGAACCCGAACCCTGCCTCCCCGGCGTGCAGGACGCCGGCCGCGTCGGCGCCGGTGCGGCCCTTGCGGCCCTCGCGCAGGTGGGTGCCGACGCCGAACGGGCTGCGCTGCGGCACCTTCTCCTTGCCCCAGCGACCGGCGAGGTCGAGCAGCTCGCCCGCCCGCGCCGGCACCGGCAGCGCCAGGGTCAACCCGTCGAGGGTGTACGTCTCGCCCCGGTTGGTGAGGCGGGCGCGGCTGCGCAGCACCCCCTCCGGCGTCAGCTGCACGATCAGCTGCAGACCGAGCTGCTGCTCGGGGTCCTCCGCCTCGATCGTGACGGTGGCGGGGCCGGACTCGAGCAGGTCGGTGGCATCGGGGGTGGAAGTGCCACGGTCGTCGGGGCGCGTGGTGTGGGGGCGCGCGGTGTCCGAGCGTTCGGTGTCGAGCCGCGCGAGGTCGAGACCCGTGACCGTGAAGCGGGGCGACCAGGCGGTCCCGGTGCGCGACCCGGAGATGCCGGGCCGTCCGACGAAGCCGGTGCGGTGCTCGGGGAGGAGCGACAGGCGTACGGGCTCGTCGACGGCGTTGGACCCGACGGTGGGCACGGCGGCCTCGGCGAGCGCGCGGGCGGACTCGGGCGTCTGCGGCCCGAGGTCTGAGCCCCAGTGCACGACCGCGGGGAGCTGGGCGTCGGTGAGGTCGAGCAGGAGGGAGGTGCCGGCCGCGCGCAGGTGCACGAGGGAGGGGAGGCGGGGGTCGGTGCTGGGCATGGGGGGAGAGGGCCTTTCAGCGGGTCCGGGTCTGCGGGGCGGGGCGGGCGGTGGAGTCGCGACGGACGAGATCGCCTGGGAGAGAGAAGGTTTCGGGTGCGGCCTCGGCGGCGAGGACGAGCTCGACGGCCTTCTCGGCCATCTCCTGGTGGGGCGGGGCGACGGTGGTCAGCGGCGGGTGGAGCGACTCGACGATCGGCTCGAGGTTGTCGTGGCCGATGACGGTCAGGTCCTCGGGGATGCGCAGCCCGAGCCGGCGCGCGGCCTCGTAGGCGCCCATCGCCATCCGGTCGTTGAAGCAGGCGAGCGCAGTCGGGCGGTCGGGACGGTCGAGCAACGACAGCGCGCCCTCGAGACCGCCCGCGGTGGTGGCGGCGAAGTCGGGCGAGACGTGCACCCGCAGGTCGTCGTCCGCGCGGCCCTGCTGCTCCCACGCGGCGCGGAGGCCGGCGAGGCGGCTCTCGGCCTCCAGCGACGGGGCGATGGTGACCAGCCCGACCCGCTCGTGGCCGAGCGAGCACAGCTCGTCGACCACCAGGGCGGCCATCGACCGCTCGTCGGGAAGCACCGTCGTGACGGGCGAATCTGTCTGTGCTGTCTCAAGATTCAGCAGCACCAGCCCGCGCGATCGGGGAGTCTCGATGCGACGGTGATAGATCGAGGCGAGGATCGTGCCGCTCACCTGCTGGCCGGCCGCGTGGTCGAGCGCGTCGCGCAGGCGGGTCGGCTCGCCACCGGTCGGGAGCAGCAGCACGCGCACCCCCTGCTCCCAGCAGGCGCGATAGAGGCCGTCGAGCAGACCGAGCCCGTAGGGCAGCGTCGACAGGTCGTCCTCTGCGACGACGGCGACCGCCCGCTCTGGGGTGGTCCGCAACCGGCGGGCCGCGACGTTGGGGGTGTAGCCGAGCTGCTCGGCCGCCTCGTGGATGCGCCGGCGGGTGTCGTCGGAGACCCGGGCGGTCGCCTTGCCGTTGAGCACCACGCTGACCGTCGAGGGGGCCACCCCGGCCAGGGCGGCGACGTCGCGGATGCGCGGGACCGACATTGACGAATCCTTTCGGCAGACACGCTGAAAAAACGATTCGTCACTGTGGCACGGGTCACGCCGGAGCGGCAAGGCTCGGACAGAAAAAGGCCGCTGACCTGGGCGGATGCCTCAGGTCAGCGGCCGGGAGAGCTGCGGTGGGCGTACGTCAGACGCCGCCGCCGCCGCTCGCGTTGCGGCTCTGGTGCGCGTTGCGCCACTGGGTGCCGTTGGTGCGCGACCCCTCGGCGCCGAGCGACACCCCGTCGCTGAGGTTGCGCTTGGAGCCTCCGGCGCCGCCGCCGCGTCGCGCGACGACAGCGATCAGCCCGAGGAACACCAGCAGGACGATCGCGATGCCGATGTAGAAACCCATGACCATTCCCCCTTCGGTTGGTGACCGCCATCCTCCCACCTGCCGCGGGCGCGACGGGGTTTATGCACCGTCCGTGACCGGATCGAGGCCGCCGCCCACGGCGGGGCCGGGGTCAGTGGCCGCCCCACCCGACGTTCTTGGCCTCGGTGTGGCGCGTCTCGTTGCGCTGCCTCGTGTAGGCACTGTCGCCGGTGCCGACGCCCTCGCTCAGCTCCCGCTGCCGACGACCGCTGCCACCTCCACGGCGCGCGATGGCGTAGACCAGTGCGCCGAGCACCAGCAGCACGACGGCGATCCCGATGTAGAACCCCATGACGGTCTCCTCTGGTTGATGGCGATTGGTCGACGCCGCGGCGCGGTGGGGTGTCCGCCGAAGGGACTCACCTGCCGAAGGTGCCGCCGTGCCGCGCGTTGCGGTAATCCTGCTGCGCCTGGGCCCGGTGCAGGTTCTGGATGCTGGAGCGTTCGTGCTCGCTGCCGGTCGACAGCTGGTCGGTCAGATTGCGCTTCGTTGCCGCGCCACCACCGTCGCGCCGAGCGATGACGTAGACCAGTGCGAAGAGCACCAGCAGCACGACGGCGATCCCGATGTAGAACCCCATGGCTACCTCCCTCGGCTGCTCGTGCTTGATCAGTGGTCCGTCGGGCTGCTCACGGCGGCATCGCGCTGCCACCGCGCTTGGTCGCGAACTCGGTCGAGGCCGAGGTGTTGTTCGCTCCGCGAGCCCCGCCGGTCAACGGTTGCCGCCGGTCGACGCGCGACCGGTCCAGGTCGCGGCGGCGGCGCACCGAGTAGCCGAGCACGGCGATCAGCACGGCCAGCGTGACGACGGCTGCGATGACGTATCCCATGACGTCCCCTTTCGTCAGGACGGTGCCGCGCTGACCTTCCGGTGCGGTGCGGCGAGGTCGATCAGCCCACCGGGCCGACGGTGCCACCCGATCGTTTGGTGGCGAACTCGTTCGAGGCCGAGGTGCTGTTGCCCCGGGATCCGCCGCGGGACAGGTCCCGCGGGTCGCGGTGCGTGAGGTCGCGGTCGCCGCCACGGCGTATCGCCAGGCGGATCACCCCCACCAGCACGAGCGCGGCCACGAGGAGGCCGACGACGTAGTAGCCCATGCGAACCCCCTCCGGGAGAGTGACCTCCATCATCCCACCGAACGGCGCTCCTCGGCACGCCTTGTGACGCTTTCGGCATGAAACCGGGTTACGTGCGTTTGACCTTGATGGATTCGGGTCAAACGCACGTAACCCGGTTTCATGCGCAGGGTCGGGGGCGTGGCTCGTACGCCGGTGGCGGCTGATCAGGGCCTGGCGGGATCACCGCGCGGCGGGATCAGGGAGTGGCGGGATCAGGGAGTGGCGGGCAGGACGTGGGTCCCGTCGCGGTCGGTGGCCAGGCACAGCGAGCACAGCGCCCCGGCGCCGGTGGCCGAGTGCAGCATGTCGGGGCGCTCGAACGTCTGCGCGCACACCATGCAGTCGAGCTCGGCGGCCGAGGGGTTGCCCAGCTCGTCGCGCATCGGCAGGTGGGCGAGACCGTCGTCGCCCCGGCGAAGGTAGAACCGCCCGCCCGTCGCCACGGCGATGACCGGCGGGAGCGTCGCGGCCAGGACCACGGCGACGGCGGCCGAG
It includes:
- a CDS encoding carbohydrate ABC transporter permease, with protein sequence MTTSSARAESRSAPVKKPPTARPKPRDDTRLALAFIAPALIGFLVFLVWPTIRGIYLSFTTYNLLTPAEFTGLDNYRRMLGDPIFWNSMRVTLQYVAINIGLQTVLALVIAVMMQRLTQRTWLRGVVLTPFLVSNVVAAMVFLWILDYQLGFGNFLLTQVGLERIPFLTDENWVIPTIAGINVWRHVGYTALLIFAGLQTIPASVYEAGRMDGAGEVRMFFSITLPLLRPIMALVLIITVVGSFQVFDTVAIATGGGPVNASRVLQLYIYDLAFGRFQFGYASALSVALLVVLMTISFVQYRLLRADSSDLD
- a CDS encoding alpha-galactosidase encodes the protein MPSTDPRLPSLVHLRAAGTSLLLDLTDAQLPAVVHWGSDLGPQTPESARALAEAAVPTVGSNAVDEPVRLSLLPEHRTGFVGRPGISGSRTGTAWSPRFTVTGLDLARLDTERSDTARPHTTRPDDRGTSTPDATDLLESGPATVTIEAEDPEQQLGLQLIVQLTPEGVLRSRARLTNRGETYTLDGLTLALPVPARAGELLDLAGRWGKEKVPQRSPFGVGTHLREGRKGRTGADAAGVLHAGEAGFGFGGGEIWAVHTAWSGNHVHYAERTFDGHRVIGGGELLLPGEVQLKRDETYESPWLYGVFGVGLDDVAHRLHRLLRARPEHPSSPRKVTLNVWEAVYFDHDIPRLLDLADRAAALGVERLVLDDGWFGARRDDTAGLGDWVVSTDVWPDGLHPLVDRVREHGMEFGLWFEPEMVNPDSDVARAHPEWIMGARREQPVLARNQQVLNLSIPEAYAHVRDQMMALLQEYPIGYIKWDHNRDLVEAGDRTRDGRPAVHAQTLATYRLMAELKAAHPDLEIESCSSGGARVDLGVMEHCDRVWVSDCIDPHERQQMLRWTTQLLPPELCGSHVASGRSHTTGRRHTLGYRAGTALFGHFGIEWDLAEASEQELAELGAWIDVYRDLRELLHTGDTVRIDAPGDGVLVHGVVSPDRDDALFAYVVHDFGLEDPSPRLVLRGLDPERRYRISPLLPAVPPTGLVPPRWWGERAADGTYPGTVLHGAALLAAGVQPPRIQPDQVVLFRVRAEM
- a CDS encoding LacI family DNA-binding transcriptional regulator; amino-acid sequence: MSVPRIRDVAALAGVAPSTVSVVLNGKATARVSDDTRRRIHEAAEQLGYTPNVAARRLRTTPERAVAVVAEDDLSTLPYGLGLLDGLYRACWEQGVRVLLLPTGGEPTRLRDALDHAAGQQVSGTILASIYHRRIETPRSRGLVLLNLETAQTDSPVTTVLPDERSMAALVVDELCSLGHERVGLVTIAPSLEAESRLAGLRAAWEQQGRADDDLRVHVSPDFAATTAGGLEGALSLLDRPDRPTALACFNDRMAMGAYEAARRLGLRIPEDLTVIGHDNLEPIVESLHPPLTTVAPPHQEMAEKAVELVLAAEAAPETFSLPGDLVRRDSTARPAPQTRTR